One region of Bombina bombina isolate aBomBom1 unplaced genomic scaffold, aBomBom1.pri scaffold_2668, whole genome shotgun sequence genomic DNA includes:
- the LOC128643591 gene encoding chromodomain-helicase-DNA-binding protein 4-like isoform X2: MSEDPSHPSMALNTRFAEVECLAESHQHLSKESMAGNKPANAVLHKVLKQLEELLSDMKADVTRLPATIARIPPVAVRLQMSERNILSRLASRGGEPQPQPIAQQ, translated from the exons ATGTCAGAGGACCCCTCCCACCCCTCCATGGCTCTGAACACCAGATTTGCTGAAGTTGAATGCCTGGCGGAGAGTCACCAGCACCTCTCCAAGGAATCTATGGCAGGGAACAAGCCAGCAAATGCTGTGCTGCACAAAG TGTTGAAGCAGTTGGAAGAATTGCTGAGTGATATGAAAGCAGATGTTACCCGGCTCCCAGCCACCATCGCTCGCATCCCTCCCGTGGCTGTAAGATTACAAATGTCTGAGAGGAATATTCTAAGCCGGCTAGCAAGCAGGGGAGGAGAACCACAACCCCAGCCT ATTGCCCAGCAATAA
- the LOC128643591 gene encoding chromodomain-helicase-DNA-binding protein 4-like isoform X1, protein MSEDPSHPSMALNTRFAEVECLAESHQHLSKESMAGNKPANAVLHKVLKQLEELLSDMKADVTRLPATIARIPPVAVRLQMSERNILSRLASRGGEPQPQPQIAQQ, encoded by the exons ATGTCAGAGGACCCCTCCCACCCCTCCATGGCTCTGAACACCAGATTTGCTGAAGTTGAATGCCTGGCGGAGAGTCACCAGCACCTCTCCAAGGAATCTATGGCAGGGAACAAGCCAGCAAATGCTGTGCTGCACAAAG TGTTGAAGCAGTTGGAAGAATTGCTGAGTGATATGAAAGCAGATGTTACCCGGCTCCCAGCCACCATCGCTCGCATCCCTCCCGTGGCTGTAAGATTACAAATGTCTGAGAGGAATATTCTAAGCCGGCTAGCAAGCAGGGGAGGAGAACCACAACCCCAGCCT CAGATTGCCCAGCAATAA